A window of Suncus etruscus isolate mSunEtr1 chromosome 4, mSunEtr1.pri.cur, whole genome shotgun sequence contains these coding sequences:
- the LOC126007302 gene encoding collagen alpha-1(I) chain-like: protein MGHSVPMISPQSRRDKLILSPGRWGQNPKLPRRSRGDDPLALPDAATHERTFLFCPRHGLRASWTAGRGLGDPGEGTPSPSRRAALHGPFRGSGRPWENAGGRRPAEPPRERSRARRPSPGSVRLGPDRRAGGPCWPARARWPRRGAGARAPASRAPRRFRRAGLPRAPAGTPACALAAFAAGWLGGRGPPAWPASSGLGEPRRLCRGCGVPGGASRPTPPSPGFRDRPPCPSPRALDAPKAAPGRGQSAGTGARAPRLRLPARSERALSRGAPKALPGAPGLRGCGGHAVGRGGRARLRDPLGGPAAPRPCRAAPRRAAREAGPRREGAGGGAGGRRPRPGLGSARRRRGRGGGQRGAGALEGPPARGTQQRRSSAGPAERPPPARPSRCPPRSERPRPASPARPAPQARRPASPRAPARPRGAPAGAARAPSEPPARSSRDATPGPRSSTPSARDARGSPAAPRVSSRRRPAAPASAHGGLTDAQRPRWTAELRDPRARRCAAKVRPARGPGCEPERLRLPAPLSPPRAFFPPRLPPSPRLLPPAPSSVPAPSSPRAFLRPRAFLLPALRPGRGGACAPASAGPPRRPSGRLGSAHASPVSRCGRAVLAPRVAGLRGRRRLLLSRPGLRELGRRAPRCAAGEHPGGSRRLRALSARARERRLLLLRARRVAPGPGPDQTLAGGDGPEAGARSPGSAEPRRCLRPCSSVCPPSPSLGTGRRRRPFAPRALRAGKVSLGSGDGGPGGGRRLGAGSGRARGWDRCPGPGPWVGAGWSAALRCPGSARSDRIGSSRPGAGRREPPARGAGAAGPSRGVEPERGMPMPP, encoded by the coding sequence ATGGGGCACTCAGTGCCCATGATATCCCCACAAAGCAGACGAGACAAACTAATTCTTTCTCCCGGGAGGTGGGGACAGAACCCGAAACTACCTCGGCGCAGTCGAGGAGACGATCCCTTGGCTCTGCCTGATGCTGCCACTCATGAGAGAACTTTTCTGTTTTGCCCCAGACACGGCCTGAGAGCCAGCTGGACAGCGGGACGGGGCCTCGGGGATCCCGGCGAGGGGACGCCTTCGCCCAGCAGGCGCGCGGCCCTCCACGGGCCCTTTCGGGGCTCTGGGCGGCCCTGGGAGAATGCTGGGGGACGGCGCCCAGCGGAGCCTCCTCGGGAGCGCAGCCGGGCCCGCCGTCCCTCGCCCGGGTCGGTGCGGCTCGGCCCGGACAGGCGCGCTGGCGGCCCCTGCTGGCCGGCGAGAGCCCGGTGGCCGCGGAGGGGTGCCGGGGCGCGCGCTCCAGCTTCCCGAGCCCCCCGTCGGTTCCGGCGGGCTGGACTCCCGCGGGCTCCGGCCGGGACCCCCGCCTGTGCGCTTGCGGCTTTCGCGGCTGGCTGGCTCGGCGGTCGAGGTCCCCCGGCCTGGCCCGCGAGCTCGGGCCTCGGGGAGCCTCGACGCCTGTGCCGGGGCTGCGGGGTTCCCGGCGGAGCCTCTCGGCCGACGCCTCCCTCCCCGGGCTTTCGGGACCGGCCGCCCTGTCCTTCCCCTCGCGCGCTCGACGCGCCCAAGGCCGCTCCTGGGCGCGGGCAGTCGGCGGGGACGGGGGCTCGGGCGCCCCGGCTCCGCCTCCCCGCCCGCAGCGAGCGAGCCCTGAGCCGCGGAGCCCCCAAAGCGCTCCCCGGCGCCCCGGGCCTTCGGGGCTGCGGCGGGCACGCGGTCGGTCGGGGCGGCCGGGCGCGGCTCCGGGACCCACTCGGCGGCCCCGCGGCTCCCCGCCCCTGCcgggccgcgccgcgccgcgccgcccgGGAGGCGGGGCCGAGGCGCGAGGGTGCGGGCGGCGGCGCGGGCGGGCGGAGGCCCCGGCCCGGCCTTGGCTCCGCCCGGAGGCGGCGCGGGCGAGGCGGCGGCCAACGGGGCGCGGGCGCACTCGAGGGGCCGCCGGCGCGCGGGACGCAGCAGCGCCGCTCGTCCGCGGGCCCGGCCGAacgcccgccgcccgcccgcccatcGCGATGCCCGCCTAGGAGCGAGCGGCCGCGGCCAgcctcgcccgcccgccccgcgccCCAAGCCCGCCGCCCGGCCTCGCCCCGCGCCCCGGCCCGACCCCGGGGGGCCCCGGCGGGCGCGGCCCGAGCGCCCTCGGAGCCGCCCGCGCGGAGTTCCCGGGACGCGACCCCCGGTCCCCGATCCTCGACCCCGTCCGCCCGGGATGCGCGCGGCTCGCCCGCGGCCCCCCGAGTGAGTAGCCGCCGGCGCCCGGCAGCGCCCGCGAGCGCGCACGGAGGACTGACGGACGCACAAAGGCCGCGATGGACTGCTGAACTCCGGGACCCGCGCGCCCGTCGGTGCGCCGCCAAGGTACGGCCCGCGCGGGGCCCCGGCTGCGAGCCCGAGCGCCTCCGCCTCCCCGCTCCGCTCTCGCCTCCCCGCGCCTTCTTCCCCCCGCGCCTTCCTCCGTCCCCGCGCCTTCTTCCCCCCGCGCCTTCCTCCGTCCCCGCGCCTTCTTCCCCCCGCGCCTTCCTCCGTCCCCGCGCCTTCCTCCTCCCCGCGCTGCGCCCGGGCCGCGGCGGGGCGTGTGCGCCTGCGAGTGCGGGGCCGCCCCGGAGGCCGAGCGGCCGGCTGGGCAGCGCGCACGCGAGCCCCGTGTCCCGTTGCGGGCGGGCGGTCCTCGCTCCCCGGGTGGCCGGGCTCCGCGGGCGGAGGCGCCTTTTGTTGTCGCGCCCCGGACTGCGGGAACTTGGCCGCCGGGCCCCGCGCTGCGCGGCTGGGGAGCATCCCGGCGGCTCCCGCAGGCTCCGGGCTTTGTCCGCCCGCGCTCGGGAGCGGAGGCTCCTGCTCCTCCGGGCACGGCGCGTCGCCCCCGGCCCTGGCCCTGACCAGACCCTGGCCGGAGGGGACGGTCCCGAGGCGGGTGCGCGCAGCCCGGGGTCCGCCGAGCCCCGCAGGTGCCTCCGCCCCTGCTCGTCTGTGTGTCCGCCCTCTCCGAGCCTCGGGACCGGCCGGCGCCGCCGCCCCTTCGCCCCTCGAGCTCTCCGGGCCGGCAAAGTTTCCTTGGGGAGCGGGGACGGAGGGCCGGGCGGGGGTCGCCGGCTCGGTGCCGGCTCTGGCCGCGCGCGGGGCTGGGACCGGTGCCCGGGGCCGGGCCCTTGGGTGGGCGCGGGCTGGAGCGCTGCGCTCCGCTGCCCGGGCTCCGCGCGCTCGGACCGGATCGGGTCGAGCCGCCCGGGTGCGGGAAGGAGGGAGCCGCCTGCCCGCGGGGCTGGAGCGGCGGGGCCGAGCCGGGGCGTGGAACCCGAACGAGGGATGCCGATGCCGCCGTGA